A part of Vulcanisaeta moutnovskia 768-28 genomic DNA contains:
- a CDS encoding AAA family ATPase gives MATFKFWYLVLYAVSENYFDRIRSVYMKLNNMFFKYENEVLGALMATLSRENYLLVGPPGTAKTTLVYALSKLLNAKWFYRQLTRFTDLEEILGPINIAKLLDGKVERIYANSIVESEFALLDEIFNASSAILNTLLSILNERVVYDGEKVVPVKTWTVFGASNRIPDEEELQALYDRFPLRVFTEWVSPDDTEPLIVKGWELRMDLDRMEPLATMDDVQAVNKIITEYVYDHIKDISKVISPIIANYVEHIPISNRTRVKVPMYVATYLMLHGIDIGRTELSSSLLRVGTIKVLRYLVSNKDQLNEYYSFATVHMPEDLLRLSELLSEAKALINNEVYDEAKQRIRDAKELLSQLRSRWDIVMTRLYADEINDLEELLKRLEDAVTESKQ, from the coding sequence ATGGCAACGTTTAAATTCTGGTATTTAGTACTTTATGCCGTGAGTGAGAATTACTTTGATAGGATTAGGAGCGTTTATATGAAATTGAATAATATGTTCTTTAAATATGAAAACGAAGTTCTCGGCGCATTAATGGCAACATTATCAAGGGAAAATTACCTACTTGTTGGTCCACCAGGTACTGCAAAGACTACACTGGTGTATGCATTATCTAAGTTGCTAAATGCCAAGTGGTTTTATAGGCAGTTGACGAGATTCACGGATCTCGAGGAGATTCTCGGGCCAATAAACATAGCCAAGCTTCTGGATGGTAAGGTAGAGAGGATATATGCAAATTCAATAGTCGAGAGTGAGTTTGCATTGCTTGATGAGATATTTAATGCATCGAGCGCAATATTAAATACATTATTATCAATACTTAATGAGAGAGTTGTCTATGATGGTGAGAAGGTAGTGCCCGTAAAGACCTGGACCGTCTTTGGAGCAAGCAATAGAATTCCGGATGAGGAGGAATTGCAAGCGCTCTATGATAGATTTCCACTGAGGGTGTTCACGGAGTGGGTTAGTCCTGATGATACTGAGCCGTTAATAGTAAAGGGTTGGGAGTTGAGAATGGATCTTGATAGGATGGAACCATTGGCTACAATGGATGATGTTCAGGCTGTTAATAAGATAATAACAGAGTACGTTTATGATCATATAAAGGATATATCAAAGGTCATAAGTCCCATAATAGCCAATTACGTGGAGCACATACCAATTAGTAATAGGACCAGGGTTAAGGTGCCCATGTACGTGGCCACATACCTAATGCTCCATGGGATAGATATTGGGCGAACTGAGTTAAGTTCATCATTATTGAGGGTAGGTACGATAAAGGTACTGAGGTATTTAGTTAGTAATAAGGATCAGCTAAATGAGTATTATTCCTTTGCAACAGTTCACATGCCCGAGGACCTATTAAGGCTTAGCGAGCTACTTAGTGAGGCTAAGGCATTGATTAATAACGAGGTCTATGATGAGGCTAAGCAGAGAATAAGGGATGCCAAGGAATTACTAAGCCAATTAAGGAGTAGGTGGGATATTGTAATGACTAGGTTATATGCCGATGAAATAAATGATCTAGAGGAATTACTGAAAAGACTTGAGGATGCGGTAACCGAGAGCAAGCAATAA
- a CDS encoding glycosyltransferase → MIIPLLILIIIGTLITTASALSSLLSLYFEIRFWRDRKNTNRLINDSNYPWITVIMPVRGLDQNLRNNIASVLSQDYPGRRNYIFVLDSEDDPAYGIIKDLVKEFNVKISVLINRGRSKGEALAFALDHVASDVVVFVDSDVLVHRHWLRDLVSSLINGSGAATTYRFYIPLRRLSLGSLLRASFNMIGITAMQNPVARFTWGGSTAVWRRILDKWGVRDYLPYYLSDDYVITHFVHREGLAIDFVPESLVLSLEDIDIREAFTWSVRQLWYVRVYGFRGFLLYAVSYTLYAITLPIVISLSIINTWFLALGLLPFILGVIKDYVRISSIRALDQFYGINITRRYSILLALTSILNVYFSWLAIIKTMFTKSINWRGRVFTVIDAVRLMREKPLG, encoded by the coding sequence ATGATAATACCATTATTAATATTAATAATCATTGGCACATTAATCACTACTGCCTCGGCACTATCATCATTACTATCCCTCTACTTCGAAATTAGGTTCTGGAGAGATAGGAAGAATACCAATAGACTGATCAATGATAGTAATTATCCCTGGATCACCGTGATAATGCCCGTGAGAGGTCTGGACCAGAATCTTAGGAACAATATCGCCAGTGTCTTAAGCCAGGACTATCCAGGTCGTAGAAACTACATCTTTGTACTCGATAGTGAGGATGATCCAGCATACGGCATTATTAAGGACTTAGTTAAGGAGTTTAATGTTAAGATCTCAGTGTTAATTAATAGGGGTCGCAGTAAGGGTGAGGCGTTGGCCTTTGCCCTAGATCACGTGGCTAGTGATGTTGTGGTCTTCGTTGATAGTGACGTACTTGTTCATAGGCATTGGCTTAGGGACCTAGTTTCATCATTGATTAATGGCTCGGGCGCCGCCACAACGTATAGATTTTACATACCACTTAGGAGACTTAGCCTCGGATCATTATTAAGGGCTAGTTTTAACATGATTGGCATTACGGCAATGCAGAACCCAGTGGCTAGGTTTACCTGGGGTGGCTCTACAGCGGTTTGGAGGAGAATTCTCGATAAGTGGGGTGTTCGTGATTACCTGCCTTACTATCTGAGTGATGATTATGTAATTACGCACTTCGTACATAGGGAGGGCTTGGCCATAGACTTTGTTCCTGAATCCCTCGTCTTATCTCTCGAGGATATAGACATTAGGGAGGCCTTTACCTGGTCCGTTAGGCAATTGTGGTATGTCAGGGTTTATGGGTTTAGGGGGTTCTTGTTATATGCAGTTTCCTACACATTATATGCTATCACACTACCCATTGTCATATCTCTCTCCATCATTAATACGTGGTTTCTCGCCCTTGGGCTTCTACCCTTTATTCTTGGCGTGATCAAGGATTATGTAAGGATAAGTAGTATTAGGGCGCTTGATCAATTCTATGGCATTAATATAACTAGGAGATATTCAATACTGTTGGCGTTAACCTCAATATTGAATGTATACTTCTCCTGGCTTGCAATAATTAAGACTATGTTCACTAAATCGATTAATTGGAGAGGCCGTGTATTCACGGTGATTGATGCAGTAAGGCTGATGAGAGAGAAACCCCTTGGGTGA
- a CDS encoding NAD(P)-dependent oxidoreductase, translated as MVNVKVGLAGLGVMGWRIAKNLRDAGLLIGVYNRSFDKALRFSREFGVEAFKVPSELARVSDVVITMLSDDDAVRNVIAGSDGVLNDLRPGSLVIDMSTISPSVSIELANIVKSRGSDMVDAPVIGTSVAVERKEIVVLVGGSEEAFNRAKDVLQYTAKTIIHVGPNGFGLYAKLINNALLGSYVVALAEVVQLGKAFGLSDSVILDVLTKLSSARSPTSELKVPKMLSGDYSVQFALKHMRKDLDIVNKEASVRGVPIPMASLALQFYRMAERLGLSEEDFAVVLKVLTKQ; from the coding sequence ATGGTCAACGTTAAGGTTGGACTAGCGGGTCTTGGTGTGATGGGGTGGAGAATAGCAAAGAATCTCAGGGATGCGGGGTTATTGATTGGGGTATATAACAGGTCCTTCGACAAAGCCCTAAGGTTTAGTAGGGAGTTTGGTGTTGAGGCCTTTAAGGTGCCAAGCGAGCTTGCCAGGGTCTCCGATGTGGTAATCACCATGCTAAGTGATGATGATGCTGTTAGAAATGTTATCGCGGGTAGTGACGGTGTATTAAATGACTTAAGGCCTGGTTCCCTAGTTATAGATATGTCCACGATATCGCCAAGCGTTTCAATAGAACTAGCCAATATTGTTAAGTCTAGGGGTAGTGACATGGTTGATGCGCCGGTGATTGGTACTTCCGTGGCCGTTGAGAGGAAGGAAATAGTGGTGCTTGTTGGCGGTTCTGAAGAGGCATTTAACAGAGCTAAGGATGTCTTGCAATACACTGCTAAGACCATAATCCACGTTGGACCAAACGGCTTCGGACTCTACGCTAAGCTCATAAACAATGCATTGCTCGGTTCCTACGTTGTTGCACTGGCCGAGGTTGTTCAGTTAGGTAAGGCCTTTGGGTTGAGTGACTCCGTCATTCTAGACGTATTGACTAAGTTATCGAGTGCGAGGTCACCGACCTCTGAGTTGAAGGTTCCTAAGATGCTCAGTGGTGATTATTCGGTTCAGTTTGCCCTTAAGCATATGCGTAAGGACCTGGATATCGTTAATAAGGAGGCCTCGGTACGTGGTGTTCCAATACCAATGGCTTCCCTTGCACTTCAGTTTTATAGGATGGCCGAGAGGCTGGGTCTTTCTGAGGAGGATTTCGCAGTCGTTCTGAAGGTATTGACTAAGCAGTAA
- a CDS encoding Sip1-related alpha-galactosidase — protein sequence MRYDYGSIVELSVKSKGVDLSEYPVSISLNPGGQPQGLLALTLLNLAGPFMDRAFNYYSYVAQGKAPRSEPPPERPEYPGKVNYVGKWEHDPVSCWAYPTFPGGLNEIPPYTVFLLAKLGDSYEAYLALSSGQLTGFIGPGLRLIIFTGRPSQGIKGWPLVIGVSKDPYEAIDNAVKLASIVAPIKHRKSKAKPKFMNGLGWCSWNALLTDDLNHESVIRIIKGLMDKGVPIRWIIIDDGWQELRNGSLNNVKPDPSKFPRGFKALVNELKALGIEDAGLWFTINMYWRGVTEDFLNSLGVEGYKTGAGYVPMPNLDSAFRLYDTWFRILKSEGFSFAKVDNQWIVHRLYWGFANDAEASRAVELALQLAAASNGIDILNCMDMSPGNYSNYALSNVMRASQDYIPMWRADAKLHTLWNAYNSLLYNHFAYPDYDMWMSYDPSARLMAVTRIFSGGPVYITDREPEKTNVELIKWITLSNGEVVRVNEPALPTRDILFRDPYNEAVLLKLASAVNGYPVIAFMNINRGGLRISEEFRLSNMPMELSSKYVYYKVISGEWGIIEANGSVKVELNELEVEIVVLAPLINGNAVIGIMEKALPPYPLEFIKIDSKIMVRTKDAGTLLYVRDNTLGKVNVKVGSIIETSQ from the coding sequence TTGAGGTATGATTATGGAAGCATAGTTGAATTATCCGTAAAATCCAAAGGAGTTGATTTAAGTGAGTACCCGGTCTCAATAAGCCTTAATCCTGGTGGACAGCCCCAGGGTCTACTGGCTTTGACTCTCTTAAACCTTGCAGGTCCATTCATGGACAGAGCCTTTAATTACTATAGCTATGTCGCCCAGGGTAAGGCGCCTAGGTCTGAACCACCGCCTGAAAGACCTGAGTACCCAGGTAAGGTTAACTATGTTGGTAAGTGGGAGCACGATCCGGTCAGTTGTTGGGCATATCCGACGTTTCCAGGAGGCCTTAATGAAATACCACCATACACAGTATTTCTATTAGCTAAACTAGGTGATTCATATGAGGCTTATCTAGCATTGTCCTCGGGTCAATTAACGGGATTCATAGGGCCTGGGCTTAGGTTAATAATATTCACTGGTAGACCAAGCCAGGGTATTAAGGGCTGGCCCTTGGTAATAGGCGTCAGTAAGGATCCTTATGAGGCTATTGACAATGCTGTTAAGCTAGCCTCAATTGTGGCTCCCATTAAGCATAGGAAAAGTAAGGCTAAGCCAAAGTTCATGAATGGATTAGGATGGTGTAGCTGGAATGCCTTGTTAACTGATGACTTAAACCATGAAAGTGTCATAAGGATCATTAAAGGACTTATGGATAAGGGAGTGCCTATTAGGTGGATTATAATTGATGATGGATGGCAGGAATTAAGGAATGGATCCCTCAACAACGTTAAACCGGACCCCTCTAAATTCCCCAGGGGTTTTAAGGCCCTTGTAAATGAGTTGAAGGCTCTGGGTATTGAGGATGCTGGGTTGTGGTTCACAATAAACATGTACTGGAGGGGTGTTACTGAGGACTTCCTAAACTCGCTCGGCGTGGAGGGTTATAAGACAGGCGCGGGTTATGTACCCATGCCTAACCTTGATAGTGCGTTTAGGCTTTATGATACTTGGTTCAGGATACTTAAAAGTGAGGGATTTAGTTTTGCTAAGGTTGATAACCAGTGGATTGTTCATAGGCTTTACTGGGGTTTTGCGAATGATGCCGAGGCGTCCAGAGCAGTTGAACTAGCCCTTCAATTGGCTGCTGCCTCAAATGGAATTGACATACTGAACTGCATGGATATGTCCCCTGGAAACTACAGTAATTATGCCTTAAGCAACGTCATGAGAGCTTCACAGGACTACATCCCAATGTGGCGTGCAGATGCTAAGTTGCACACGTTATGGAACGCCTACAATAGCCTACTCTATAACCACTTTGCATACCCAGACTACGATATGTGGATGAGCTATGATCCATCAGCCAGGTTGATGGCTGTAACGAGGATATTCAGTGGAGGTCCGGTCTACATTACTGACCGTGAGCCTGAAAAGACAAACGTTGAATTAATTAAATGGATCACACTCAGTAATGGTGAGGTTGTTAGGGTTAATGAACCTGCACTACCCACTAGGGACATTTTATTTAGGGATCCATATAATGAAGCCGTACTACTTAAACTCGCGTCAGCAGTTAATGGATACCCAGTAATAGCCTTCATGAATATCAACAGAGGTGGTTTAAGGATTAGCGAGGAGTTTAGGCTGAGCAATATGCCCATGGAATTAAGCAGTAAGTACGTATATTATAAAGTTATCAGTGGTGAGTGGGGTATTATTGAGGCTAATGGCTCAGTCAAAGTTGAACTGAACGAACTTGAAGTAGAGATAGTAGTACTGGCACCATTAATTAACGGTAATGCCGTAATAGGTATAATGGAGAAGGCATTACCACCGTACCCATTGGAATTCATTAAGATTGATAGTAAAATTATGGTAAGAACCAAGGATGCAGGTACACTACTATACGTTAGGGATAATACACTAGGTAAAGTTAACGTTAAGGTTGGTAGCATTATTGAGACTTCACAATAA
- a CDS encoding mechanosensitive ion channel family protein, which translates to MGSNVVSVGRLVVRLLLEWILLAIIGVLIYVLYINIVFYIIPISWKSVLLTYDSVVRSIIIVTIGVVLVWDTGRRISDYISKYDSVKGTVLKFVLDTILIVAILIALAVTFERFGLSVAAFSGTAVGIIVGLAAQQTLSNVIAGIVIIMTGRYKPGDRVTIVNWRYGIIRVMYPHEGLPNGFTGIIRNITLMFTEVVSDAGWEYTIPNYVMLDALIIHRNLAPFKRIRARIDMPSSIDPWIFEERIKESLKDGRIKSIKIKVGETWQSTNLYQAIIEVLADGKADGEEIKDLVLREAVRIRNELSKQQ; encoded by the coding sequence ATGGGTAGTAATGTTGTTAGTGTTGGTAGGCTTGTTGTTAGGTTGTTACTTGAGTGGATTCTTCTTGCCATAATTGGTGTTTTGATTTATGTTCTATACATAAACATTGTTTTTTACATAATACCCATTAGTTGGAAGAGTGTTCTTTTGACCTATGATAGTGTTGTTAGGTCTATAATCATTGTAACAATTGGTGTCGTTCTTGTTTGGGACACAGGGAGGAGGATTAGTGATTATATTAGCAAGTATGATAGTGTTAAGGGTACAGTACTTAAGTTCGTGCTTGATACCATACTAATCGTTGCAATACTGATAGCGTTGGCAGTAACCTTTGAGAGATTTGGGCTCTCCGTAGCGGCTTTCTCAGGCACTGCGGTTGGTATTATTGTTGGTCTCGCGGCGCAGCAGACCCTATCAAATGTCATTGCGGGTATTGTCATCATAATGACTGGTAGGTATAAGCCTGGTGATAGGGTTACTATTGTTAATTGGAGGTATGGTATAATAAGGGTTATGTACCCACATGAGGGATTACCAAATGGTTTCACCGGCATCATTAGGAACATAACCCTAATGTTCACTGAGGTAGTTAGTGATGCTGGTTGGGAGTATACGATTCCTAATTACGTAATGCTTGACGCCTTAATAATACACAGGAATTTAGCGCCATTTAAGCGTATTAGGGCTAGAATTGACATGCCATCGAGCATTGATCCATGGATCTTTGAAGAGAGAATTAAGGAGTCGCTTAAGGATGGTAGGATTAAGAGTATTAAGATTAAGGTTGGTGAGACCTGGCAAAGCACTAACCTGTATCAAGCGATCATTGAGGTTCTGGCTGATGGCAAGGCTGACGGTGAGGAAATAAAGGATTTAGTGCTTAGGGAGGCTGTGAGGATTAGGAATGAATTAAGTAAACAGCAATGA
- a CDS encoding aldehyde ferredoxin oxidoreductase family protein — translation MTVFRILRVDLSREHFTEEVIKEDLLKRFLGGRGLAAYMALKEIPRGIDPLSPSNKLFIFSGPLSGIATISSSRVNVTTRSPLNGVYTHANAGGNFSYWLRKSGYDGLIIEGKSDEPVYLVIKDGEPKLRPAKHIWGKWTGASTKIILEENGFPPDETKAGVAVVGPAGENLVKFAGIRMSDYERFAGRGGVGAVMGSKLLKGILVWGTRDLNKELVDRAKFMKVNTDIVKRIATHDTTKVLHKYGTNVLMNIVQSIGALPHYNFSGTGKLKDVTPVSEEYIKDHYPTETHGCYNCPIACTQMPTVKSGPFKFTVTEKYVKQEYENTWALGPNVGLTDPEANMKFQKLANELGLDTISLGNTLSMAVELAKNGKLNLDVDWGDAGALEYLIYKIAYRDGIGDDLAEGDYRLAVKYGMPQLFVGSRGQGLPAYDPRALKGFAIAYYTANRGGDHLEAYTPTWEIFGVPEKVDPFCETQECIEKQARIVKWNQDIFAVVDSTVFCKFENLMPNIDTEKDFADLYNAAFGWDLTPQDVLTIGERIFNVERLHWVREGKWIKDELPPRMREPIPDGPAKGHSAAKMFDEGIKVYYKLRGWVDGKPMRDTLKKLGLEEFEYLL, via the coding sequence ATGACGGTTTTCAGAATACTGAGAGTCGACTTATCAAGGGAGCATTTCACTGAGGAGGTGATAAAGGAGGATCTTCTAAAGAGGTTCCTTGGTGGTAGGGGGTTAGCAGCATACATGGCTCTTAAGGAGATACCAAGGGGTATTGATCCATTAAGTCCAAGCAATAAGTTATTCATATTCTCAGGGCCGTTGAGTGGCATAGCCACAATATCCTCAAGCAGGGTAAATGTAACCACTAGATCACCATTAAATGGCGTTTATACTCACGCAAATGCAGGTGGTAACTTCTCATATTGGCTTAGGAAATCTGGTTATGATGGCTTAATAATTGAGGGTAAGTCGGATGAACCGGTATACCTGGTTATTAAGGATGGTGAACCAAAGCTAAGACCAGCAAAGCACATTTGGGGTAAGTGGACTGGGGCATCTACTAAGATAATACTTGAGGAGAACGGATTTCCACCTGATGAGACAAAGGCAGGTGTTGCAGTGGTTGGACCAGCAGGTGAGAACCTGGTTAAGTTTGCGGGTATTAGGATGAGTGATTATGAGAGGTTCGCGGGCAGGGGCGGCGTTGGCGCTGTGATGGGTAGTAAGCTACTCAAGGGCATATTGGTTTGGGGAACTAGGGACCTAAATAAGGAACTTGTTGATAGGGCTAAGTTCATGAAGGTTAACACGGACATTGTAAAGAGAATAGCGACACATGATACGACAAAGGTCCTTCATAAGTACGGTACAAACGTGTTAATGAACATTGTACAGTCAATAGGTGCACTACCTCACTATAACTTTAGTGGTACTGGGAAGCTTAAGGATGTAACACCAGTTAGTGAGGAGTACATAAAGGATCATTACCCAACGGAGACCCACGGTTGCTACAATTGCCCAATAGCCTGCACACAAATGCCGACAGTTAAGTCGGGACCATTCAAATTTACAGTTACTGAGAAATACGTCAAGCAGGAGTACGAAAATACTTGGGCCCTTGGACCAAATGTTGGCTTGACGGATCCCGAGGCAAATATGAAGTTCCAGAAGCTCGCTAATGAACTCGGTCTCGATACAATAAGCCTAGGCAATACACTATCCATGGCTGTGGAACTAGCCAAAAATGGTAAGTTGAACCTAGATGTTGACTGGGGCGATGCAGGTGCTCTTGAATACCTAATATACAAGATTGCGTATAGGGATGGCATCGGTGACGACTTAGCTGAAGGCGATTATAGACTTGCTGTTAAGTACGGAATGCCACAGCTCTTTGTTGGTTCGAGGGGTCAGGGATTGCCTGCCTATGACCCAAGGGCACTCAAGGGCTTTGCCATAGCCTATTACACAGCTAATAGGGGTGGTGATCACTTGGAGGCATACACACCAACATGGGAGATATTCGGAGTTCCTGAAAAAGTTGATCCATTCTGTGAGACCCAGGAATGTATTGAGAAGCAAGCCAGAATAGTTAAGTGGAACCAGGATATATTTGCCGTTGTCGACTCCACGGTCTTCTGCAAATTCGAGAACCTAATGCCCAATATAGATACCGAGAAGGACTTCGCAGACTTATACAATGCAGCCTTCGGCTGGGATCTAACACCGCAGGATGTGCTCACTATCGGCGAGAGGATATTCAATGTTGAGAGACTACATTGGGTTAGAGAGGGTAAGTGGATTAAGGATGAGTTACCGCCTAGAATGAGGGAACCAATACCAGATGGGCCTGCCAAGGGACACTCAGCAGCTAAGATGTTTGATGAGGGTATAAAGGTGTACTATAAGTTGAGGGGTTGGGTCGATGGCAAGCCTATGAGAGATACGCTGAAGAAATTAGGGCTTGAGGAGTTTGAATACCTCTTATAA
- a CDS encoding protein-tyrosine phosphatase family protein: protein MMIREAMVKFPYWVIEGALAGSSMPLDEDTVAMWHRMRIRAVVILVEEWEFAMEGWDFHEYINALRKFNMDYLHVPTRDGYSPPEDVLYNIVTWIDKSIMSGKPVLVHCHAGIGRSPTVIAAYLMYRRGLSADDAIEIVSRYNDELTITNEQYLALVAFEHYLRNIKNGSTNTP from the coding sequence ATGATGATTAGAGAAGCGATGGTGAAATTCCCGTATTGGGTTATTGAAGGTGCGTTGGCAGGCTCATCAATGCCCCTTGATGAGGATACAGTGGCCATGTGGCATAGGATGAGGATTAGGGCCGTGGTGATACTTGTTGAGGAGTGGGAGTTCGCTATGGAGGGTTGGGATTTTCATGAATATATAAATGCCTTGAGGAAGTTTAACATGGATTACTTACACGTACCAACAAGAGATGGCTATTCACCACCTGAGGATGTTCTTTACAATATCGTTACCTGGATTGATAAGAGTATAATGAGTGGTAAGCCAGTCCTTGTTCATTGTCATGCAGGCATTGGCCGGTCACCAACTGTAATAGCAGCCTACTTGATGTATAGGAGGGGTTTAAGCGCCGATGATGCCATTGAAATTGTTAGTAGGTATAATGATGAATTAACAATAACTAATGAGCAGTACCTAGCCCTTGTAGCCTTTGAGCACTACTTACGAAACATTAAGAATGGTAGTACTAATACTCCCTAG
- a CDS encoding MFS transporter, which translates to MFGSAPKQLTLRQSLLAAISTMLVWGLEYYDIILFASLAPILEMYFFPSKIAIIGAIETWGAFATTYFVRPIGAIIFGWIGDVHGRRLATILDAALVGLATLFIGLLPTYGTAGVLAPILLYLMRILQGIGLGGEAGGGATWALELTPRNIRPYINGVMYSGLSWAVFLTSFVTLSVKSAMPQTFSIYGWRILFITGAVPALIALIIRLWGSESLEWIEQVKSRGVVKVPLGVVLSRYWVPFIALILINLGLTIYYYGGSGYWAYVMPKLIAPKLQLSANKAYTWALVLGMYGGIGAVIGELLSGFLIRVLGIRGSFITPSALLLVSSPFIAYLAFTLNPLSTYTSLLMGILFGLTAAPQTLYFTSIFPTEVRWSAVAFGWNLNASIGPLTTIAVILLLELAPSNPIALAIYGSIIMVIGALLVVLGSLIRTREY; encoded by the coding sequence GTGTTTGGTAGTGCACCAAAGCAATTAACACTTAGACAGAGCCTACTTGCCGCCATCAGTACAATGCTTGTTTGGGGCCTTGAGTACTACGACATTATACTCTTCGCATCACTAGCACCAATACTGGAGATGTACTTCTTCCCATCAAAAATCGCCATAATAGGCGCAATAGAGACTTGGGGTGCCTTCGCCACAACATACTTCGTCAGGCCCATTGGCGCAATAATATTTGGTTGGATTGGCGATGTACATGGCAGAAGACTAGCCACTATACTAGACGCAGCACTTGTTGGGTTAGCAACACTCTTCATAGGATTACTACCAACATACGGTACCGCCGGAGTATTAGCGCCAATCCTATTGTACTTAATGAGAATTCTTCAGGGTATTGGACTTGGTGGTGAGGCTGGTGGCGGCGCCACATGGGCACTTGAATTAACTCCTAGGAACATTAGGCCTTACATTAATGGTGTCATGTACTCAGGGCTTTCCTGGGCTGTGTTCCTAACATCATTCGTAACACTAAGCGTAAAGTCAGCAATGCCCCAAACCTTTAGTATCTATGGCTGGAGAATACTCTTCATAACAGGCGCAGTACCAGCCTTAATAGCCCTAATAATTAGACTTTGGGGCTCGGAATCACTTGAATGGATTGAACAGGTTAAGTCTAGGGGTGTTGTTAAGGTACCATTAGGTGTTGTTTTATCTCGCTACTGGGTGCCATTTATAGCATTAATACTGATTAACCTTGGATTAACTATTTATTACTACGGTGGATCAGGTTATTGGGCCTACGTAATGCCGAAATTAATTGCACCAAAGCTCCAATTATCTGCCAATAAGGCCTATACCTGGGCCTTGGTACTTGGTATGTATGGTGGTATAGGGGCAGTGATTGGCGAATTACTCAGTGGATTCTTAATAAGGGTGTTAGGCATCAGGGGATCCTTCATTACGCCATCAGCACTTCTATTAGTGTCGAGTCCATTCATTGCTTATTTAGCATTTACATTGAACCCCTTATCAACATACACGAGCCTATTAATGGGTATCCTATTTGGCCTAACCGCTGCGCCTCAGACGCTTTACTTCACGTCAATATTCCCGACGGAGGTTAGGTGGAGTGCCGTAGCCTTTGGATGGAACTTAAATGCATCAATCGGCCCATTAACCACAATTGCCGTAATACTACTCCTAGAACTAGCGCCAAGTAATCCCATAGCACTTGCCATATATGGCTCAATAATAATGGTTATTGGCGCATTACTAGTGGTTTTAGGATCCCTAATAAGAACTAGGGAGTATTAG
- a CDS encoding RIO1 family regulatory kinase/ATPase domain-containing protein, whose translation MSIKSLVDAYDQLDSFDLRVLRVIEIGHRRFEFVPLEVIVDWSKKSEELIDRSLKKLNALGMVIRYRGNYTGYRLTFMGYDSLALHTLAKRGILERVSPTPIGVGKESDVYAGDAVGDGKVVLKFHRLGRTSFRQIRRFRSWIGNRRHITWLYESRLSAHTEYKALVLAYNAGLNVPRPITVNRHTVVMSYINGVQLSEVGDVEDSEDLYWSIIENIKRLFADVGIVHGDLSEFNIMIDLDSGDPYIIDWPQWVPRNALGALDMLRRDIINITRYFMKKFKLGIDSNEVYNYVVGNVEVKEESLEKALEELLGNEGLSELMGSEKEEEFEDT comes from the coding sequence TTGAGTATTAAGAGCCTTGTTGATGCGTATGATCAATTGGATTCCTTCGATTTAAGGGTACTTAGGGTTATTGAGATTGGTCATAGGAGGTTTGAATTTGTTCCTCTTGAGGTTATTGTTGATTGGAGTAAGAAGTCTGAGGAGCTGATTGATAGGTCCCTTAAGAAGCTTAATGCCCTTGGCATGGTGATTAGGTACAGGGGTAATTACACTGGTTATAGGTTGACCTTTATGGGTTATGACTCGCTTGCACTACATACCCTGGCTAAGAGGGGGATTCTCGAGAGGGTTAGCCCGACGCCGATAGGTGTCGGTAAGGAGTCCGATGTATATGCTGGTGATGCCGTTGGTGATGGTAAGGTTGTGCTTAAGTTCCATAGGCTTGGTAGGACGAGCTTTAGGCAGATTAGGAGGTTTAGGTCTTGGATTGGTAATAGGAGGCACATAACCTGGCTCTACGAATCGAGACTTTCGGCGCATACTGAGTATAAGGCATTGGTTCTTGCCTATAATGCTGGGCTTAATGTACCTAGGCCAATAACGGTTAATAGGCATACTGTGGTCATGTCGTATATAAATGGTGTACAATTGTCTGAGGTTGGTGATGTTGAGGATTCCGAGGATTTGTATTGGAGTATTATTGAGAATATTAAGAGGTTATTTGCTGATGTGGGTATTGTGCATGGAGACTTAAGCGAATTCAATATAATGATTGACTTAGATAGTGGTGATCCTTATATCATTGATTGGCCCCAGTGGGTTCCAAGGAATGCACTTGGTGCTTTGGATATGTTACGTAGGGACATAATAAACATAACTAGGTATTTCATGAAGAAGTTCAAACTTGGCATTGATTCTAATGAGGTTTATAATTACGTTGTTGGTAATGTGGAGGTTAAGGAGGAGAGTCTTGAGAAGGCGCTTGAGGAGTTGCTTGGTAATGAGGGATTGAGTGAACTCATGGGTTCCGAGAAGGAGGAGGAATTTGAAGACACCTAG